One Glycine soja cultivar W05 chromosome 7, ASM419377v2, whole genome shotgun sequence genomic window, TGATAGTTGTGAATTTCAATTGCATTTCAACTTCTTGTTATATTTACCCATTTAATCTAgcctatatatttattattatattttttaattaaaatgggtATTGCATATTGTATGTGAATTGATTGAGCTACTGTTAGGTTCTAATTTCGATTGCTATTGAATGTTATAGCATTACAAAGATATCAAAATCATCTTAACTCCCTCCTAATGCAATATCTTTTTCTTCTAGATTCTTTGTTAGTTGTTACTATGTGATTGACATTCAATTTCTTTAATCTAATTTATCGCTAATTCTTTGTCACTTAGACATTTTCTTAAAGATTGTTTGATTACAATAACTTGATAAATGACATATTTAAGTTTGTTTAACTCTCAAGATGATTAGAAATGAGGAGGTTTTCGAAATAAAATCTGGCTAATATATTAGTTAGATGACGCAAACAACTATAGGGTTATTTAGAGAAATAAGGTGAAGTTCAAATGTCTAAATAACATGAAAATTTTCTTAGTGTTAATGAGTCAAGTGTGGAGAACGTCATAGACTTCAAATCCACAACATGTGGACAATTATCGAAGATGCACGAATTGAGACAGATTACAACATCTTATATAGTTTATCCCAGGTAATTGTATATAGAGGTGACAAAAATAGGTCTGGTAGCTAGCTCGGACGAACTCGCCTACAATAATGTAGGGGTTTGGCTCTTAATTTTGAGATCAAATTAAATGCAGGTCATTTTAACCTAATTCAATAAAGTTTGTGGCATAATCAGGCTCAAGTTAAGTTAGTTTGGTTAGGTTTAGGCTAcataatactttttaaattttgttgagAGAAATAGGATTAAGAGACTACAAATAATTACTAATTGATTGTCTCAAACTTTCATTTCATTAGCATAGgcaaagatattttaattttgatataggctacttataaaattatagtatatgattccaaattatgttttatctttttttagttaCATATATTTAAGATGCTAGGAGACTTTTGAAACTTGAACTTATCTTACATTGGCTACTTACAAAGTTACAATACATGCTGCACATTTTTGTACATTTTAAGCTACGTACATTTGCATCGGTATAATACCTTTGCAATGTTTACAAATTCATGAGTAAACCATTTATATAACTACTCTTTctataacttttataaaatgataaatatgattaccttataatataaaagtttttcacattaaaaacaattatagtATCTTCATAATATCACATTTCAAATCACTGTCTAAATGTAACAATATAATAGAATAactatctatattttatttattacactaaaataattatgtcaataaaaataattattacaagatgtttgaattttgaagaaaaaatttaacaaaaaataaataaacaaaatccaAAAAGCTCGCAACTTGCTTTAGGTTGAACTTGGACATAAAATTAGAATACCAAATAAAATTCAAGCCTTTTTGGCCCAATgcattcatatataattaaaggCATTTTTCTGCTATTAGGTGTTACCTGATAAAAAGAAGGCTGCACTAACTTTTTTCAcaaatctctttattttttaattactgataataaattttaaaaaattagcatCCGTGTAATACACGATTATTTATCTAGTCAGACATAACTTTTAAACAAATACGTCCGATTTACATGACTTTGACAGGACCGCTATCAAGAGATAAATGATAGGTCTATAAATTCCATGTTGACATTTTTTCAAGAATGACCCAATTAACCAAGATAACGATAACTCAATGTTGAGACAGATTTTGAGATAGCCAAATAGGTAAAAATAGATTGGGTGAATAATTGGTTGAACTCAAGTTCAAGTCAATCACAATTTGTTTGGCTCTACGTCTTGCTCACTAAGAAAGCAAGATCATTTTGTTGGCTCAAACTAAGTTCACTATGACTCTAATAGAGTCACTCTATGAGCTAACATCATTTTGGTATTTACACACTTTAGTCCAACATAATTTAATTCAGCtctaattgtgtttttttttttaaaaaaaatattctgatATTTGATAGTAGTAGGTTTAATAGAACATCTGTGctaattaatgtttaaattcGAATTTAAACTTCTCTTTGGAAGTTAAGGTGAAAATCCCCAACTTTGAAGTGACACTTTTTTGGGGTAAACAATCTTTGCAAAGTTAAGACAAGGTGCTGGCCTTGATAGCATGaccttttttaagtaattaggtCATATAATGATTTGTTTTCTTCATAAATGAAATATCCTTCGCAGACAATATTATTTAAActaatgagaattttttttaatagagatttaaatatttgttcataACATTATGAGTGATTAacgttatatttaataaaattagctgaaaagttaattaaaagttgaaaaaataaaaatctagctAGTAGCGGAAAATTAAAAGTTGATAgctaaaagttgaaaaattagcTTATTACATTGTaagtttcaataaaataaattattgaaataactgaaaaatataaaatgataaaaaaaataataaaattatgatttatttaaaaaagataattagtaaattgaataaatatattaaagataaaaatagaagaaaatataaaaagttagctatcgttttaaaaaatgttatttcaaataatatttcaaaaaatactaaaaattactaaaaaaaaaaatttatttaccaaaCTGTCAATCAAgctttttaagtaataaaaaaagatagaaactAGCTCAAATGTCTTACCGAAGATACCTAATTAGCTACTTCTATTAAGCTCAATCCCTTTGGTGGTTATATCATGGACTATTTGAAGGACTTTGAGCCTCAGCTGCAAGTTCCATGAAGTAGAAGCCTTGGCCCTGTTGAAAGCTATTCAGTAAGAGTGATGAATTTGGAACCTGTCATCTTAAACTTGATTAAAAAGCTATGGTGGACAAGTTCAAACGATCAATGCATGATATTTCTGAATTTGGTGCCACCATCAAGCAGTATAGGAGTCTCTTAGTTCTTAACCAAAACTTTAGAATTGAGTTTGTTAAGAGACAAGGAAATATAGTAGCTCAGGAATTAGAAGGGGGGCTATAAATCTACATAGTCTCCATTATTTTGATAATGTTGCAACTTGTATTGCTGTTCGTATTGATagtgaaattttataagtttcttaccgtaaaagagagagagagagagagagagagagaattttgAGCCCAAACTGATGTAATTAAAAAGCTAACATTCTAACCAATGACAAACAAATAATAGTGGCTTTTGAACATGTTCATAGTTAAGATGTTCATGGTTTTGCATGATAATAGAACGGTAACAATGGCTTTTGTAACTAGTAAGTACTATTGTTAGGGAATCTCTACTTCTTATATTATGTTAAAAAGATATGAGTAATGCTATCCCCAGTCCTCTTATCAATCTTCCTTCAAATTGTCCCGTTACCTTATGAAGTAATATTAAACgataaagtaaatgaaatgattttttctcttaaagttAAACCAACTttttcaacacaaaaacattcaTTATATATGTCTGTGATTTCCCTGCGACTGTATAATCATTTATATTCTATATGCAGTAAAATGAAACTATACTCGAATAAAACATACCAttagaagaaaaacaaaggTAATATTTATACACTTGATCACCCAATTTATTTGCCATCGTTCCAACTATTGAGCATACATGCTACCATGCCGGTACAAGAGATATAACGAGAGAAACTTAAACAAGAAAGGCTGAACATCACACAGAAACTTTATCATGAATCTACTCTTCACCAAGGAAGAAAACAGTGGGCTTTTTGGGCTCAGTGATCTCCACAGTCCCTTCCAACATCTTGGCCACCTTCCCCATAGTGGGCCTCAACTCAGGCCTATCTTGCAGACACCACATTGCAGTCTTCACCATCCTATTAACCATCTCAAAGTGTGCCCTACTATCATAAGCATCCCTAATTTGCCCATCCAAAATCTCCTCCACTCTCATCTCCTTAAACATCTTATCAAAGGCCCAACCAGGGAAGTACCACTCCTCACTCCTAACCACAGAACCTTGGATCTCAAAGTTCCTAATCCCACTCACAAGCTCCAAAAGCACCATGCCAAAACTATACACATCAGCCTTTGAGGTAATTGGGTCTGCAGTGATCCATTCTGGTGCCATGTACCCTGGTGTGCCCCTCCTCCTAGACATGGTCACCATGTCCTCTTTTTTCCTCAACTTGGCAAGCCCAAAATCTGATATCTTGGGACAAAAGTCATCACCTAGTAGAATGTTCTCTGGCTTGATGTCACAGTGCAAAACCCACTCCAAACACTCCTCATGTAAGTAGGCAATGGCCCTTGCCATACCAAGGGCTATTCTGTACCTCATGCTCCAATCCAAAACATGCCTTTCTTGTTGTGGTGTGTTTGGATTCAAACTACTTGATTGCTCCTTGAGATGGTTATTGTTATGAGACTTATTGACCCTGAAGAGGTACTTGTCCAATGATCCACCAGGGATGTGTTCATAGACAAGTATCCTTTGGCCCTTCTCAGCACAGAATCCCCACAGCCTCACCAAGTTGAGGTGGTGCATTCTGGCAATGATTGTGACTTCTGCCCAAAACTCAGCATCTCCACCTGTGACATTCTTGAGGCACTTCACTGCCACCACTCTATGGTCAGGTAACTCACCCTTGTACACATCTCCAAAGCCCCCTTTGCCTATTAAGTTGGAGAAATCTTTGGTGGCAGCTTTGATTTCTGAGTAGGTGAACCTCTTTGGTCCCCCAGCAGGGAGAAGCTCAAGGCCTAATGTGGTTGCCATGTCCCTATACTTGATGTACCTCTTGAGGAAGGACCAGAAGAAAGCCACCCCAGCAATGAGTTCTGCAGCAAAAAGGGTGCAGATTATGGCAATGTTCCTTGCTGTGGCGTTTGAATCCTTTGGTGGAAGTGGGAGGCTTATGTTCACAGGACATGTGGTTTGCATCACCTCAGTCATGCCAATGAAGTTGGAAACTGATGACTCGGATTTGTCAACCTTTACAAACAAGGCAGCCTCAGTGCCTGGTGACCAAAACCCATATTGAAGATTTGTGCCATTCACCAACATACAGTAGCCAGATCCATCATACTTGAATCCAAACCCAAGACAGGTTTTTTCTCTTGAGCAATTTGCCTCGCACATTGCAAAGTTATCAGCTTTAATTTCATTCAAATGACCGTCACTTGAGCAGTTCACATAATCAAGCCTCAGAAATTGGGTGTTTTGGGAAAGAGGGATTTTCCTTCTGCAACCCTTTTCCGGATCATTTTGGATTGCTGGTGTGAACCCAGATGGACAAACACAATAAGTGGAAGTGCTCAAATCCTCTTTGGGCACACAAATTGCATTAGGCCCACATTTGCCTTTGATTCTGCACATCTCCCATATCCCTTTCCAAACCTCAACCCATTGGTTTTTCTGTTCAGGGTAGAAGCTATAGATCCTGAGATTCCCATCATCATCAAGGACCAGTTTTCTGAACCTGGGGTCACCATAATCTGAAGTGAGGAAAGAGTTACCTTGCATGCTCATTTTCCCATTATCATCCATGTTCAGCAATTGACTTGGGGTGTTGTAGTATTGATCTGAGGTGGAGCTGAGAACCAGATTCTGTGACTTGATGAACCTGAATTTCCCATTGTTGGAGTGAAGCTCAAACCCTGTGCTGAAGTTCTGGTTGGGTAAAACGGTGCTGGTGGGGTTCTTGAAGCTGCTCCATTCCCCAAAGACCAAGTTTCCATCGTTTTGGAGAAGAAGTTGGGTTGAATTGGAAGTGGAGTTAGTAGTAGCATTTTCAGCACTTTGAAAGGGTGAACCATTGAGGAGAAGTTCACCTTTTGGGGTTATTTCAAGGGAGCCAGAAGTGTTGACTTGGACTGTGGCATTCCAAACAAAAGGGTTTGCACTTGGAGGCACTTTGGAGTACCAAATGGAGAAAGTGAAGACATTTGAAGAGTTTGGCAGGGGAAAGAAGCCTGCAGTGAAGTTTTTGTTTGGAGAGAGAAGGGTTTTGTTCTGTGCTGGGAGCCATGGAGAGTGTGAGATGTTGAAGGATGTGAATTGTTGTTGGGAAACAGAAGGTTGAAGATTGAAGAGGAACAAGAAGAAGGTGAAGAAGAAggtgaagaagaaggaagatGTGCAGAGAGCCATGGTTTCAAGCGAGGTTGGAATTGGTCAAATTTGGTGTGATGAAATGAGATATGCAAACACTGATTTGGTTAAATTGGAATTAATTGGTTACTGTTAACAAGTGGCGGCTTTGAGATATTTGAGCGCGTGGATGTGGAAGAAGGAAGATTGACTTGACTATGTTAAATGGTATGCTTGCGTATGCCAATGCTACGTTATTGTATGCTTTATTGTGATGGTGGGGGAACTTGACTGACTTTGTTATTTTCTGCTACAACTTGCATGTGTACATGTTCATTATGGTTATTTTTTACTATAACTTGCATTTGTAGATTTAACATATCTATCAACCACTAAGAGCAATGCTAATCATGCATTAAAGttcaaaataagtaatttaacagtaagataaaaaaaaaaaaaggtatttgataatttttttaatttcattgactcaaaaaagaatggaaacagaaaaggagaagagaaaagTTGAGAACAAGAAAGCTAAAATAGATAGAAGAATCTCAACAGAGAAAAGAGCAtaaaaatcttcttttttttttgtaaagttctTTCacctatttttcaaaatacttattctttataaaaattaagttgcTTAATTTcgtaagaattttttaaaaaaattgtttaacatAAACAGTGCCTTGGTatctgaaaatgaaaattagttgtttgaatgcatgaaaatgaaacctttgtttatatatacaaattatttctttaaatttaatattttggaaaattaatttgtttgaatATGTCAGTTTAATTAAAAGTCAAGTTTGGCCTCTTGGAAATATAACTACGTTAGAAATTTAGAAcgaaaattttaacaaaattcaaTGCATATTGATTGCATATTCAATATGATACTCAAAGACCGTTGtttttagagaaaaaacatCACTTGATTCTGAAGAGCAAATCGGCAAATTGCACAATCATAAACGCACTTGACTGATTAATATATACTCCTGCGGGTAAATTTGACTGATTAGGGGGGCTAATTGCCTAATCGAGTTTCTGCAACCACTTGCACTTACATCCACATTGTTGGTCACCATTCCACCAATGAGTTCATATCTAACGTGGTCTTCCAAAGTAGTCAATTCTATTATATTAGAAGAGGAAAGATGACTTTAATAACCTTATTAAGTCTGATAAAGAATCGGTCTCCGTTttagaatgaaagaaaaataattactttagggcgcaaataaaaagaaaacatgaaaattaactTCATGCTTGCAAGAATGGaaataagcttcaggctgttcgGACCGTTTAGAAATGGTTTCGGCTCTTCTGAAATTAATGAAACTGATTTTTGGGCTCAACAGATATGTTATGGAAAGTTTTATTTTACCAAGAAGATCGCTGGTGCAAGACTGCCGACAGGAATAGAAAACCCCCACAAGAGggaaatattaaatattctgCTCAAGGATTAGATTgaatcatattttattaaatttattattcaaccccatcaaaattttatgaattGAGTTAGATTGGagttataattttctttacaaATTCAATGGGATCATAAATAGATTGGATTGGGTTATTTGGgtctaaatatttataaaatattttttattttctaaaaataaatttagaataataatttatttttttctaaaattttataaatatgtaatGATTAAATATACTCAAAAgagatcaaattataataatatttgattaataaaattaatgattttgatgctaatacaatatttttattttagataaaaataaagtattgtattaacataaaaaaacaaacaatattaaaacagatgaaaacaacaactaaaaaagaaaaaaatattggtggtttaatttaataaattatgtgaGTCAAAATTAatgcattttatatttaatagttaatttatatataataataaatttaattatatgatatatgTTGGCTCAggttaaaaaatagaatttgttATCTAATCCATTTATGATGagatcataataaaacttgtccaaatatataataaaatcatctcaGCTCAAACAAGATCGTCCAAGACTTCAtgtaattaatatagaaacttatATCTCAATGTCACATCCAACCAGAGTATTGTATTCCCGCATCCTTTAACATAAGGTTCTTCATAATCATTCACCTAACCATCTGCTCTCACGAACATAAGGTTCgggatcatcacaggatccaaatagAAGTGAGTTAATTaccacattcctaactaatagagaaatgagacaactagatatatatatcatataaatgagatacaacttacttaaacatagctcacgtaattccaccactttgtcatttaaaattcatttttcaatcaccaatcatattacacatgaatcacacactcgggtcaagacataataaaactcatcaatttcataataaacaattagcaagtgtTATACAATagttatactaagactcaaacctatatgtaatgtggtaccatgtcagtgaaaaaccaccctggggcgcttaggagtataTAACAAgtcacaccacacaatgggtatgtcaggtcactttcactaagtaaaatcataaggtgaccaatcGGGGTCACTCCGTTTTGCGAAAATGCTTTAActatatgggatcaacataagcTTAAAGGAatactcaaaccgagtgtctttaccctcaaggcctagactctgaaAAATTCGttagggcctcaccttcctAATTTAGGTCGAActcctaaaacaatttttgcacgTAGACACTGctaatgaattatacaatacccacgacctcacactcgtgtttcaaacacgtttaacacattgcgctacaaatTAGCATTGATTCCTAAATAGGAATCTTACATCTTCCCTTTATCACTgcacataaacacttttcttaaGATAAAtattggtcgggttattgtataattcacaactcacaacaaaagtattgtcacatcaagtgttaaccacacacttattcacaatcaaatcTGATgttcacaatttaacatctcactcTGGCACAGTTCACGATCACATGTTCATGTGTATTTCACAAATCAACACATGtccaactttacacttatatttgatctcaacaacaatattataatctcattataataatttattacacctcataactcatatacacatcacacaatcaAAAAGAATTCctacaacaattaatttaagattgcatcaaaagaaattactacTAGACATTAACCTTacaactttctttaatttattattttagtattacaatatatatatatatatatatatacacacacacacacacacacacacataacatgttgatcattATCGTGGGAAAATAcagaacaagataataatttgtataaaataagtcattaaaaaaatattatttagaatGTAATTCACGTTAATAAAAAGAACTCAATTTgtagggttcacactcaacacaagaacacatcaattttacaacaatttttcattggaacatcaattggttcgtcaaacatatataattcatagttataattgtaaagataaaatcaaaatttacaaaaacaccccaaaaatccattccaattgatattctaaggatccctatacATATTCTCACTACTCGCTagttgtgaataactcatccatTACCTCTAAGCGAGCTCACGTGTGTATTCTGACAatgatagcggcatctctagcagCTAAggttcctcaagtttttcctctgattGTTCTGATAGGGTTTTCAAGCattagagagaagaagaagagattgaaacctccatttTTTTACTCTATGTGCGATgcacttttctctctctatgAACATTACTTCGCAAATCCCAATGGTAAAGGTGTGCCCAAttgaaatgcaaactcgatttttaaatttcatgaaGATCCAACGATTAAGGAGTAAGAcatcatagttttactggacAAGTTTTGGGTCtctataggaaaagaaaaagttatgaTATGAAGGACATTTTTATTAgctcaaatattttttcacgatttccaacggtgagaatgtttggAAAGGAGTTCCTAACCTGGTTTTCAAATtttacgacgatccaacggttaatgagtcTAACATCATCATTTTATTGAGATAGGGTTGAGTATATGCGGGCAAAAAGAGGATTTTGGGAGGAGGAGAAGAAGACAAAACGAGATTGAGAAGAAGAGAGAGCGCAGAGACTATCGTCAGTTTGATCTaacatgtctctatttatagctaggtacTTTctgcctattatttactctatttttttttataaaaaaaaatctctatttGATTTCCTATCaagtcaataaataaaatacttttgcaTGAGAATTGTCCAATACTTGGAAATTTTGAAGGCTTTTGATTTCCGTTTCATCATGAATATCATGTCATCCTTGAGCAGTCATCGATGATTGAGAGGAAATACCTTGCTCCTCCCAAGGATGGAACTCTTGAAGGCTCCCAACAATCATAATGGATATATTCCTATGTAGCCTTTGTAGTGTGCACTGCCTTTGGAATTTTTGACCTATGTTGCTTCCTATAGACataaacttcgtaccccattgcctagaggctcttcgctatgcgaaggtatgggggagagatattgtacgcagccttacccttgcatatgcaaagaggctatttccggattcgaacccatgaccaacaagtcaccaaggcacaactttaccgctgcaccagggcttcCTATAGACATAATGCTCATAAAAAACTAAAGAGAATTCATCTTGTGATTTTCAAGTAGCATTTGCttacttaaaattttcattCCTCTTTCACTCACCTGTGCAAGACGCAAGTgccaaaaaaatcatgaattaaaaatttaagggagtaaaagtataatttaaccaatgttattaaaataatgagGATACAAATACTaactttgttatattttttagggtgcatttatgatttaaaaatagatgaaaaatatattaatgtggCAATGGAGTAAAACACAAGGCAGCAACATGTCAATTCCCATAACAATAGGGGCAAAGTGTTCTTAAGTCAAATCATAGGGGCAAAAGTATAACTTACCCAACTGTTTATCTTTATTATGCTTAATGTTCAACGTTAatccacaatatttttttttcaaatttaatcacCATTTTTTCCATTAATACAATCAAGTCCttccataattttattttacataaaatttaaaaattctcaTTCTGCATTCACAATATCCACAAACTGAAACAATTAAACCATTTGTTCTTTgtttaaaattcactaatcaaatCACATTTCActtgaaataagaaaaaaatgtcaaatttgTCCTCTTCAAAATCATAGACATATCTCATACAAAATTCCTCAAATTTCACAAACAATTCACCAAATTTCCATATTCTAAACAGTTCAAATCACTTCTTGTTCTAGATCCATTATGTACACCCAATcatttcagcaaaaaaaaaaaaaaaatgaaatttcaaaggTTTTAACCAGAGGAATACTAAGGGTGTATttggtttgtattttcattttctgttttcatttttaaaagattagaattttaaaaacatatttggtttgacttcttgttttctattttcttgaaataaaaatactgaaaatttatgatatattgacttcttgtctttttgtatttttagatttgcttaaaattatattcattgccaccgcaatttcattttacccgAAATGAGATTTCTGTTCTCAACTGAAAacgaaaatttattgtttttattttctggttgtttcctgttttcattttcgctGAAAATGTTTCCAGAAacccaaccaaacacattttcatcaccgttttctgttttcagtgaaaatgaaaacagaaaacaaccaaatcaAACACCCCTAATATTGTGAGTAATATGGTTTACATCATCTAATAACATGGTTGATCATGAAATAAATAACCAAATCCTGTTTCTCATTCTCATTAGAATGAAgtctaaaagaaggaaaacacaAGTTCACCTATGTGTTTAGCTTCTGTCTTCTTGCATCCCAGACACTACTAAATTAAAAACCAATAGACCAAAATACCAAGATACAGTAAGGAAGTTTAATGAGTACAGGGTGTAATATATGCTAACTAGACACTATAAAACAAGCCTATAAAGATCTCCAAAGTTtggtgaagtaaaaaaaaaaaacatagacaAGTATAATGTAAATGTAAATCAAACTTCACCTTCCATCATTGGAAGTAAAGGAATCAGCAAATCCAGAAGGCCTAGTTAGTATGCTAGACTGTGTAGTATCTCCACTAGTAAGCATTGATGAAGTGCATGAAACATCAAAGGTGTTCTTTCCTTCAATAGCCTGCCACTTACTGAGTGCTTGAGGTAAGGTCATATCCAAGTCAATCGCATAAATGTCATCATCA contains:
- the LOC114419313 gene encoding G-type lectin S-receptor-like serine/threonine-protein kinase At1g34300; amino-acid sequence: MALCTSSFFFTFFFTFFLFLFNLQPSVSQQQFTSFNISHSPWLPAQNKTLLSPNKNFTAGFFPLPNSSNVFTFSIWYSKVPPSANPFVWNATVQVNTSGSLEITPKGELLLNGSPFQSAENATTNSTSNSTQLLLQNDGNLVFGEWSSFKNPTSTVLPNQNFSTGFELHSNNGKFRFIKSQNLVLSSTSDQYYNTPSQLLNMDDNGKMSMQGNSFLTSDYGDPRFRKLVLDDDGNLRIYSFYPEQKNQWVEVWKGIWEMCRIKGKCGPNAICVPKEDLSTSTYCVCPSGFTPAIQNDPEKGCRRKIPLSQNTQFLRLDYVNCSSDGHLNEIKADNFAMCEANCSREKTCLGFGFKYDGSGYCMLVNGTNLQYGFWSPGTEAALFVKVDKSESSVSNFIGMTEVMQTTCPVNISLPLPPKDSNATARNIAIICTLFAAELIAGVAFFWSFLKRYIKYRDMATTLGLELLPAGGPKRFTYSEIKAATKDFSNLIGKGGFGDVYKGELPDHRVVAVKCLKNVTGGDAEFWAEVTIIARMHHLNLVRLWGFCAEKGQRILVYEHIPGGSLDKYLFRVNKSHNNNHLKEQSSSLNPNTPQQERHVLDWSMRYRIALGMARAIAYLHEECLEWVLHCDIKPENILLGDDFCPKISDFGLAKLRKKEDMVTMSRRRGTPGYMAPEWITADPITSKADVYSFGMVLLELVSGIRNFEIQGSVVRSEEWYFPGWAFDKMFKEMRVEEILDGQIRDAYDSRAHFEMVNRMVKTAMWCLQDRPELRPTMGKVAKMLEGTVEITEPKKPTVFFLGEE